In Puntigrus tetrazona isolate hp1 chromosome 18, ASM1883169v1, whole genome shotgun sequence, one genomic interval encodes:
- the lysmd4 gene encoding lysM and putative peptidoglycan-binding domain-containing protein 4 gives MRRGDPLPRAFQAPVDVHASADGQVYMFRHRQDEPVSSEDEELNVMELRPRSRDSSSQERERVGEMLLLERDISHEDNLIKLALQYGCKVADIKRVNNLFQEQDMYALKSIKIPVKKHGLLTEANSELRNPQQRPSSDVASSDSAEANVSGRPQVQEYTNYLKEVDSDIERLIQSTDPSEEASSSGSRLSKRWGWRSQRLPSYGADWGIQWWNAVVAMLLIGIVLPIFYVVYFKTQDNGESAVNNGVNNITVPTSNSTG, from the exons ATGAGGCGAGGAGATCCTCTCCCCCGAGCCTTTCAGGCTCCAGTGGATGTACACGCCAGTGCGGATGGCCAAGTGTACATGTTCAGACACAGACAGGATGAACCAGTGTCCTCAGAGGATGAGGAACTCAATGTCATGGAGCTCCGGCCGCGAAGCAGAGACTCATCCTcacaggagagagaaagagtgggaGAAATGCTCTTGTTGGAGCGAGACATCTCACATGAGGACAATCTCATCAAACTGGCCCTTCAGTATGGATGCAAG GTAGCTGACATAAAAAGGGTCAACAACCTTTTTCAAGAGCAGGACATGTACGCACTGAAGTCCATCAAAATCCCTGTAAAGAAGCATGGCTTGCTAACCGAGGCCAACTCTGAGCTCAGGAACCCCCAGCAAAGACCCTCCAGTGATGTAGCGTCGTCAGACAGCGCCGAAGCAAACGTCTCGGGAAGACCTCAGGTGCAGGAGTACACCAATTACCTAAAAGAGGTGGACAGTGACATTGAGCGTCTGATCCAAAGCACAGACCCCTCAGAAGAGGCGTCATCCAGCGGCTCTAGGCTATCCAAACGATGGGGGTGGAGGAGCCAGCGTTTGCCCAGCTACGGAGCGGACTGGGGCATCCAGTGGTGGAACGCTGTAGTCGCTATGTTGCTCATTGGCATTGTCCTGCCAATTTTCTATgtggtatattttaaaactcAAGATAATGGTGAATCGGCAGTGAACAATGGAGTGAACAACATCACTGTGCCTACCTCAAACAGTACGGGGTGA